The Fimbriimonas ginsengisoli Gsoil 348 genome window below encodes:
- the nrfD gene encoding NrfD/PsrC family molybdoenzyme membrane anchor subunit gives MAIREPLNDRMITGQQTYATLDESIGSLILNQKRHKRAWWIFFVVGLLGTGLLATSITWLVYKGIGIWGNNVPVGWAFDIVNFVWWIGIGHAGTLISAILLLLQQTWRNSINRFAEAMTIFAVMCAAMFPLLHTGRPWVAIYWLFPYPNIMALWPQFRSALMWDVFAVSTYFTVSLLFWYIGLIPDFATLRDKSKKKWMKVLFALLCFGWRGSNRHWHRYEQAYLILAGLSTPLVLSVHSIVSFDFAISQVPGWNVTIFPPYFVAGAVFAGFAMVLTFLIPVRKAYKLENLVTMRHIDWMAKITLATGLIVFYGYILEVFYAWYSGNPNEWDMTFNRRFTGPYSWAYFLLIFCNGILPQVLWFPKLRTNLNFLWVVCQFVGLGMWLERFVIIPMSLTAEYLPSMNKMYYPTPWDFAMFGGTIGFFIFLMFLFIRFMPVINIFEMKVLLFNLLGHKDSPNGEVVAATEASH, from the coding sequence ACCATTGAACGACCGGATGATCACCGGCCAGCAGACCTACGCGACGCTGGACGAGAGCATCGGGTCGCTCATTCTGAATCAGAAGCGTCACAAGAGGGCCTGGTGGATCTTCTTCGTGGTCGGCCTCTTGGGCACCGGCTTGCTTGCCACGTCGATCACCTGGCTCGTTTATAAGGGAATCGGCATCTGGGGCAACAATGTCCCGGTCGGCTGGGCGTTCGACATCGTCAACTTCGTCTGGTGGATCGGTATCGGCCACGCGGGAACGCTGATTTCGGCGATTCTGCTCTTGCTCCAACAGACTTGGCGTAACTCGATCAACCGCTTCGCGGAAGCGATGACGATCTTTGCGGTCATGTGCGCCGCCATGTTCCCATTGCTGCACACCGGACGTCCATGGGTCGCCATCTACTGGCTCTTCCCGTACCCGAACATCATGGCGCTCTGGCCGCAGTTCCGGTCGGCGCTCATGTGGGACGTTTTCGCGGTCTCCACGTACTTCACGGTTTCGCTTCTCTTCTGGTACATCGGCCTCATCCCCGACTTCGCCACCCTTCGAGATAAGTCGAAGAAGAAGTGGATGAAGGTGCTGTTCGCGCTTCTCTGCTTTGGCTGGCGTGGCAGCAACCGTCACTGGCACCGATACGAGCAGGCGTACCTGATCCTCGCGGGTCTCTCGACGCCGCTGGTTCTGTCGGTCCACTCGATCGTGTCCTTCGACTTTGCGATCTCACAGGTGCCGGGATGGAACGTCACGATCTTCCCGCCGTACTTCGTCGCGGGCGCCGTCTTTGCCGGCTTTGCGATGGTTCTGACCTTCCTGATCCCGGTTCGTAAGGCTTACAAACTCGAGAATCTGGTGACGATGCGCCACATCGACTGGATGGCGAAGATCACCCTCGCCACCGGCCTCATCGTTTTCTACGGCTATATCCTGGAAGTCTTCTACGCCTGGTACAGCGGCAACCCGAACGAGTGGGACATGACGTTCAACCGGCGCTTTACCGGTCCCTACTCCTGGGCCTACTTCTTGCTGATCTTCTGCAACGGAATCCTGCCGCAAGTTCTCTGGTTCCCGAAGCTTCGGACCAATCTGAACTTCCTCTGGGTTGTCTGTCAGTTCGTCGGTCTCGGTATGTGGCTGGAGCGGTTCGTCATCATCCCGATGTCGCTCACGGCCGAATACCTGCCGTCGATGAACAAGATGTACTACCCAACCCCTTGGGACTTCGCCATGTTCGGCGGCACGATCGGGTTCTTCATCTTCTTGATGTTCCTC